Proteins encoded within one genomic window of Suricata suricatta isolate VVHF042 chromosome 17, meerkat_22Aug2017_6uvM2_HiC, whole genome shotgun sequence:
- the RASD1 gene encoding dexamethasone-induced Ras-related protein 1: protein MRLAAMIKKMRPSDSELSIPAKNCYRMVILGSSKVGKTAIVSRFLTGRFEDTYTPTIEDFHRKFYSIRGEVYQLDILDTSGNHPFPAMRRLSILTGDVFILVFSLDNRDSFEEVQRLKQQILDTKSCLKNKTKEDVDVPLVICGNKGDRDFYREVEPREIEQLVGDDRQRCAYFEISAKKNSSLDQMFRALFAMAKLPSEMSPDLHRKVSVQYCDVLHTKALRNKKLLRAGGGGDPGDAFGIVAPFARRPSVHSDLLYIREKATGGSQAKDKERCVIS, encoded by the exons ATGAGACTGGCCGCGATGATCAAGAAGATGCGCCCGAGCGACTCGGAGCTCAGTATCCCGGCCAAGAACTGCTACCGCATGGTCATCCTCGGCTCGTCCAAGGTGGGCAAGACGGCCATCGTGTCGCGCTTCCTCACGGGCCGCTTCGAGGACACCTACACGCCCACCATCGAGGACTTCCACCGCAAGTTCTACTCCATCCGCGGCGAGGTCTACCAGCTCGACATCCTCGACACGTCCGGCAACCATCCGTTCCCGGCCATGCGGCGCCTCTCCATCCTCACTG GAGACGTTTTCATCCTGGTGTTCAGCCTGGACAACCGCGACTCTTTCGAGGAGGTGCAGAGGCTCAAGCAGCAGATCCTTGACACCAAGTCCTGCCTCAAGAACAAAACCAAGGAGGACGTGGACGTGCCGCTGGTCATCTGCGGCAACAAGGGTGACCGGGACTTCTACCGCGAGGTGGAGCCGCGCGAGATCGAGCAGCTGGTGGGCGACGACCGCCAGCGCTGCGCCTACTTCGAGATCTCGGCCAAGAAGAACAGCAGCCTGGACCAGATGTTCCGGGCGCTCTTTGCCATGGCCAAGCTGCCCAGCGAGATGAGCCCGGACCTGCACCGCAAGGTGTCGGTGCAGTACTGCGACGTGCTGCACACGAAGGCGCTGAGGAACAAGAAGCTGTTGCGAGCCGGCGGCGGCGGGGACCCCGGCGACGCCTTTGGCATCGTGGCGCCCTTCGCCCGCCGGCCCAGCGTGCACAGCGACCTCCTGTACATTCGTGAGAAGGCCACCGGCGGCAGCCAGGCCAAGGACAAGGAGCGCTGCGTCATTAGCTAg
- the MED9 gene encoding mediator of RNA polymerase II transcription subunit 9 — protein sequence MASAGVASGRQAEDALPPPAEPPLPETKPLPPSQPPPPVAAPQPQQSPAPRPQSPAGVKEEENYSFLPLVHNIIKCMDKDSPDIHQDLNALKTKFQEMRKVISTMPGIHLSPEQQQQQLHSLREQVRTKNELLQKYKSLCMFEIPKE from the exons ATGGCCTCTGCCGGGGTGGCCTCTGGGCGGCAGGCCGAGGACGCGTTACCGCCGCCGGCCGAGCCGCCGCTGCCCGAGACGAAGCCGCTGCCACCTTCGCAGCCGCCGCCTCCGGTCGCCGCGCCTCAGCCGCAGCAGTCGCCGGCGCCGAGGCCTCAGTCACCTGCTGgcgtgaaggaggaggagaattaCTCCTTTTTACCTTTGGTTCACAACATCATCAAATG TATGGACAAGGACAGCCCGGACATCCACCAGGACCTGAACGCCCTCAAAACCAAGTTCCAGGAGATGCGGAAGGTCATCAGCACCATGCCTGGCATCCACCTGAGTCccgagcagcagcagcagcagctgcacaGTCTCCGAGAGCAAGTCAGGACCAAGAACGAACTTCTGCAGAAGTACAAGAGCCTCTGCATGTTTGAGATCCCCAAGGAGTAG